The following are from one region of the Brachyhypopomus gauderio isolate BG-103 unplaced genomic scaffold, BGAUD_0.2 sc47, whole genome shotgun sequence genome:
- the rasgrf2a gene encoding ras-specific guanine nucleotide-releasing factor 2 isoform X7 yields MEKVAANQLRTQLEDQDMEIERLKTEIAARNKTKERISPYQSSQEEDPDIKKIKKVQCLMRGWLCRRKWKTIVQDYICSPHAESMRKRNRIVFSMVEAEAEYVLQLSILVNCFLRPLRMAASSKKPPISHDDISSIFLNSETIMFLHEIFHQGLKARIVSWPTLVLADLFDILLPMLNIYQEFVRNHQYSLQVLANCKQNRDFDKLLKQYESNASCEDRMLETFLTYPMFQIPRYIITLHELLAHTPHEHVERKSLEFAKSKLEELSKMMHDEVSDTENIRKNLAIERMIIEGCDILLDTSQTFVRQGSLLQVPSADKGMLGKVWLGSLSLRKEAERQCFLFTKHLLVCTRTSGGKLRLLKQGGSLSLIECTLIEELDGGDEDYSTAGQCFSHLEFKVLVEPTNKPSFTVVLLAPSRQEKAVWTSDISQCIDNIRCNGLITSVFEENSKVTLPYMLKSDIRLHKDDVDICFSKTLNLCKVPQIRYASVERLLERLTDLRFLSIDFLNTFLHTYRIFTTATVIMDKLADIYKKPFTSIPIRVQYHSSDRLSISSVCPDYSQKVTRLALDQSKSLELFCATNQGTWCGDHLNNKSPHLSHKYSSPPPLCVSSRTASLVHTRKLSLSSPMGGARAGALDLSSSTYSSTSSSPPPSCPRAVLDLSQGPSSPELGSPTPEAGELPRIDAFCGKIRRSIRRAVLESVSLDKFVPEMSVPADGGDLSLCRSPSTPCHLRHRQPGEGSRSTMSPASAFAIATAAAGHGSPQGISSMEKLYDKEFLIRRAATNRVLNVLRHWVSKHTQDFEMNSELKARVITLLEEVLWDPDLLPQERKATANILSALSQDEPDDSQLKFEDILQLAEYPRTDCFESLSAVELAEQITLLDYTVFRSIPYEEFLGQGWMKVDKNKRTPYIMKTSQHFNDMSNLVASQIMTHADVGSRASSIEKWLTVANICRCLNNYNGVLEITSALNRSAIYRLKKTWAKVTKQTKAIMDRLQKIVSSEGRFKNLRETLKNCNPPCVPYLGMYLTDLAFIEEGRPNFTEEGLVNFSKMRMISHIIREIRQFQQAPYRIEHQHKVLQFIRTEYQPKVTQFLLDRTLVMDEDTLYELSLKIEPRHSPAH; encoded by the exons gtgCAATGCTTAATGCGTGGCTGGCTGTGCCGGAGGAAGTGGAAGACCATCGTCCAGGACTACATCTGCTCGCCCCACGCCgagagcatgaggaagaggaaCCGGATCGTCTTCAGCATGGTGGAGGCTGAAGCAGAATACGTTCTCCAGCTGTCCATCCTGGTCAACTGTTTCCTGCGGCCACTCAGAATGGCTGCCAGTTCAAAGAAGCCTCCCATCAGTCATGACGATATCAGCAGTATTTTCCTAAACAG TGAGACTATAATGTTTCTTCATGAGATTTTTCACCAAGGCCTAAAAGCACGGATTGTCAGCTGGCCCACATTAGTTTTAG CAGACCTTTTCGACATCCTGCTGCCCATGCTGAACATCTACCAGGAGTTTGTGCGGAACCACCAGTACAGTCTGCAGGTTCTAGCTAACTGCAAGCAGAACCGGGACTTTGACAAACTACTGAAGCAATATGAGTCTAACGCATCCTGCGAGGACCGCATGCTGGAGACGTTCCTCACCTACCCCATGTTTCAG ATTCCCAGATATATCATCACACTCCATGAGTTGCTAGCCCATACACCACATGAACATGTTGAACGCAAGAGTCTGGAATTCGCCAAGTCAAAGCTGGAGGAACTATCGAA GATGATGCACGACGAAGTGAGTGACACCGAGAATATCCGTAAGAACCTGGCTATAGAGCGCATGATCATAGAGGGCTGTGACATCCTCCTGGACACCAGCCAAACATTTGTACGACAAG GCTCCCTGCTCCAGGTGCCATCGGCAGACAAAGGCATGCTGGGTAAAGTATGGTTGGGCTCGCTATCACTGCGCAAGGAAGCTGAGCGTCAGTGTTTCCTCTTCACTAAGCACCTCCTCGTCTGCACCCGCACGTCCGGCGGCAAGCTTCGCCTGCTGAAA CAAGGAGGCAGCCTGTCACTGATAGAATGCACCCTCATTGAAGAACTagatggtggtgatgaagaCT ATAGCACTGCAGGTCAGTGCTTTAGCCATCTTGAGTTTAAGGTGTTGGTTGAGCCGACAAACAAACCGTCCTTCACTGTGGTCCTACTGGCTCCGTCCCGCCAGGAGAAAGCCGTTTGGACCAGCGACATTAGTCAG TGCATTGACAATATCCGCTGCAACGGGCTGATCACCAGTGTGTTTGAGGAGAACTCTAAAGTCACTCTACCTTACATGCTCAA GTCAGACATCCGGCTGCACAAAGACGACGTGGACATCTGCTTCAGCAAGACGCTGAACTTGTGCAAGGTGCCTCAAATCCGTTACGCCAGTGTGGAGCGGCTGCTGGAACGCCTCACCGACCTGCGCTTCCTGTCCATCGACTTCCTCAACACCTTTCTGCACACCTACCGCATCTTCACCACAGCAACTGTCATCATGGACAAGCTGGCCGACATCTACAAGAAGCCCTTCACCTCCATTCCCATCAG GGTTCAGTACCATTCATCTGACCGTTTGTCCATCTCATCGGTCTGTCCAGACTACAGCCAGAAGGTCACGAGGCTCGCCCTGGACCAGTCCAA gtcCCTCGAGCTGTTTTGTGCGACCAACCAGGGCACCTGGTGTGGCGATCACCTGAACAACAAGTCCCCACATCTTTCGCACAAGTACTCATCGCCCCcgcccctgtgtgtgtcctctcgCACTGCCTCGCTGGTGCACACACGGAAGCTGTCACTCAGCTCCCCCATGGGCGGGGCCAGGGCTGGTGCTCTGGACTTGtcctcctccacctacagctctacctcctcctccccacctcctAGCTGCCCCAGGGCCGTGCTGGACCTTAGCCAGGGCCCGAGCTCGCCCGAACTGGGCAGCCCCACACCAGAGGCAGGAGAGCTGCCTCGCATCGACGCCTTCTGTGGGAAGATCAGGAGGAGCATTAGACGGG CTGTCTTAGAGTCCGTGTCACTGGATAAGTTCGTCCCAGAGATGAGCGTCCCTGCAGATGGGGGAGACCTGTCCCTATGCCGCTCACCCTCCACGCCCTGTCATCTCCGTCACAGGCAGCCTGGTG AAGGCTCACGCAGCACCATGTCCCCCGCCTCAGCCTTCGCCATCGCCACGGCAGCAGCTGGTCATGGCAGCCCGCAAG GTATTTCCAGTATGGAGAAGTTGTACGACAAGGAGTTCCTCATTCGCAGGGCTGCCACTAACAGAGTGCTCAACGTTCTGCGTCACTGGGTGTCCAAGCACACACAG gactttgaaatgAATAGTGAGCTGAAGGCTAGGGTGATCACCCTGCTGGAGGAAGTGTTATGGGATCCTGACCTGCTGCCTCAGGAAAGGAAAGCCACCGCAAACATTCTAAG TGCTCTCTCCCAGGATGAGCCAGACGACTCCCAGCTCAAGTTCGAAGACATTCTCCAGTTG gCTGAATACCCCAGAACAGACTGTTTTGAGTCCCTCTCTGCCGTGGAGCTAGCTGAGCAGATCACGTTACTGGACTATACCGTGTTCAGGAGCATTCCCTATGA GGAGTTCCTTGGTCAAGGTTGGATGAAAGTAGACAAAAATAAGAGGACTCCATACATCATGAAGACAAGCCAGCACTTCAATGAT ATGAGTAATCTGGTGGCGTCTCAGATCATGACACACGCAGACGTTGGCTCCAGGGCCAGCTCGATTGAGAAATGGCTGACAGTGGCAAATATCTGCCGCTGCCTCAACAACTACAATGGGGTGTTGGAGATCACCTCTGCACTGAACCGCAGTGCCATCTACAGGCTGAAAAAGACATGGGCCAAGGTCACCAAGCAG ACCAAAGCCATTATGGACAGACTGCAGAAGATTGTGTCATCTGAAGGGAGATTTAAAAACTTAAGAGAAACCCTTAAAAA CTGCAATCCTCCCTGTGTGCCCTATCTTGGCATGTACCTCACAGATCTGGCATTTATTGAAGAAGGTAGACCAAACTTTACAGAGGAGGGGCTTGTCAACTTCTCCAAAATGAGAATG ATTTCTCATATCATACGAGAGATACGGCAGTTCCAACAGGCCCCCTACAGGATAGAACATCAACACAAGGTACTTCAGTTTATCAGGACAGAATATCAACCCAAG GTGACACAGTTTCTACTAGACAGAACTCTTGTGATGGATGAGGACACTTTATACGAGCTGTCCTTAAAGATCGAACCAAGACACTCTCCTGCACACTGA